One Methanobacterium sp. genomic region harbors:
- a CDS encoding chitobiase/beta-hexosaminidase C-terminal domain-containing protein, protein MLILFVLAFFITVSTVSAASVTPNQVANSSTAVKNYVDTNHKLPGSVNISGNNVNMSNYLGVSTSAVVNINKGSNTAITIKSFGKASSPSETITTQTISKAEYLDMANRVRSYMDKNGRAPNYVTQTSTGKTIRYESMIYMFSQVLSYYNTNKVLPSSVTVKSWATVTSNPNIIGKTSYGYVEKKIYGNKSSNQTIVVIIGMHPQENGIHTAIYNAITSKSSQLTKRYVLYYIHVTKDASDYSKGRMNGQLLGQKFIVPDVSKEHPILVIDNHENHGAQSGYKYYRFLYPISKTTTTTKYANEIISQMKLINSKASKLLIYTPPNPTSPKYVTEPIKNKGITTIIYETYAYDSTAQKATDANALINALESLDKPVDTKSPTVTVNPAGSTFNTPQTITLTTKDPDSSTTTTYYTTDGSDPQTSTTRTAYTAPITLNSNTTLKFSAVDPANHWSPVYTQNYIINSTIPLITADIKGGAYKTSQTVTLTTKCPGSTYTTYYTTDGTIPTTASTPYTGSIEISKTTTLISAAVNEFGVWGPIFNQTYTIDSSIPTANASLDNGAFNTAQTVTLTAKDDDSDTTIYYTTDGSDPTTSSTRVKYTSPININSTTTLKFYAVDAAGNPSDVYTRSYTIDKTAPIAWADYKTGSYNTSKSINLMTNEVASIYYTTDGSTPTTASKLCTGPISITSTITLKFIAIDKLGNKSPVYTEKYTIDKTAPKITSTYPKNGATRYSRTAAITIKFSENIKASTKWSKIYIKNMKTGKIAAITKKISGNTLTLKMNLRRYGYTWYQVYIPYYAVKDAAGNNLAKSYVFKFKTG, encoded by the coding sequence ATGTTAATATTATTTGTTTTAGCTTTTTTTATAACTGTCAGCACCGTTTCGGCAGCAAGTGTTACGCCTAATCAGGTTGCCAATTCGTCAACTGCTGTTAAAAATTATGTAGATACAAACCACAAGCTTCCAGGCAGCGTAAATATATCTGGAAATAATGTGAACATGTCTAATTATTTAGGAGTCTCAACATCAGCAGTAGTAAACATCAACAAAGGTTCAAACACTGCAATTACAATAAAAAGCTTTGGAAAAGCATCTTCTCCTTCAGAAACCATCACAACACAGACCATCAGCAAAGCAGAATACTTAGACATGGCAAATCGTGTAAGGTCTTACATGGACAAAAACGGACGTGCACCTAATTATGTTACTCAAACCAGTACAGGAAAAACCATTCGCTACGAATCAATGATTTACATGTTTTCACAGGTTTTGAGCTACTACAATACCAACAAAGTTCTACCAAGCAGCGTTACGGTAAAATCATGGGCAACTGTCACCTCAAATCCCAATATAATAGGCAAAACAAGTTATGGATACGTGGAAAAGAAAATTTACGGAAATAAGAGCTCTAACCAGACCATTGTCGTTATAATTGGCATGCATCCTCAAGAAAATGGAATACACACTGCCATTTACAATGCCATAACAAGTAAATCATCCCAACTCACTAAAAGATATGTCCTTTACTATATTCATGTAACTAAAGATGCCAGCGATTACAGCAAAGGAAGGATGAACGGACAGCTATTAGGCCAGAAATTTATAGTTCCCGATGTTTCTAAAGAACACCCCATACTAGTGATAGATAACCACGAAAACCACGGTGCACAGAGCGGATACAAATATTACAGGTTCTTGTACCCTATTTCAAAAACCACGACTACTACAAAATACGCCAATGAAATAATCAGTCAAATGAAATTAATCAACTCAAAAGCATCCAAATTATTGATATATACTCCTCCAAATCCAACAAGCCCCAAATATGTCACAGAACCAATTAAAAATAAAGGGATAACCACTATAATCTACGAAACTTACGCCTATGATTCCACAGCTCAAAAAGCAACCGATGCAAATGCTCTTATAAATGCATTAGAAAGTTTAGATAAACCAGTTGATACTAAAAGTCCAACCGTAACTGTCAATCCTGCTGGAAGCACATTTAACACTCCACAAACTATTACCTTAACCACAAAAGACCCTGACAGCAGCACAACAACAACCTACTACACCACAGACGGATCTGACCCACAAACAAGCACTACTCGAACTGCATATACTGCTCCAATAACTCTTAACAGCAATACAACTCTTAAATTCTCCGCAGTTGACCCTGCAAATCACTGGAGCCCAGTTTACACTCAAAACTATATAATCAATTCCACAATACCGCTGATAACTGCTGATATTAAAGGAGGAGCCTATAAAACTTCTCAAACAGTCACTTTAACTACTAAATGTCCAGGCAGTACTTATACAACTTATTACACCACAGATGGAACTATACCCACTACGGCAAGTACTCCTTACACCGGATCAATCGAAATAAGCAAAACAACAACACTCATATCTGCTGCAGTCAACGAATTCGGCGTTTGGGGCCCAATATTTAATCAAACTTATACAATTGACAGCAGTATTCCAACAGCAAATGCCAGTCTTGATAACGGCGCATTTAACACTGCACAAACTGTCACTTTAACTGCTAAAGATGACGACAGCGACACAACAATTTACTACACTACAGATGGATCTGACCCTACAACCAGCAGTACACGTGTGAAATACACTTCACCGATTAATATAAACTCCACAACTACTTTAAAATTCTATGCAGTTGATGCCGCAGGAAATCCATCAGATGTTTACACCAGAAGCTACACTATTGACAAAACAGCTCCTATTGCATGGGCAGACTACAAAACTGGGTCTTACAATACCAGCAAGTCTATTAATTTGATGACAAACGAAGTTGCAAGCATTTACTACACTACAGACGGAAGCACACCAACTACAGCAAGTAAACTATGCACAGGGCCAATTTCAATAACATCCACAATCACATTGAAATTCATTGCAATCGATAAATTAGGGAATAAATCCCCAGTTTACACAGAAAAATACACCATTGACAAAACAGCGCCAAAAATAACCTCAACATATCCTAAAAACGGAGCTACAAGATATTCAAGAACAGCTGCTATCACCATTAAGTTCAGCGAAAACATCAAAGCAAGCACTAAATGGTCCAAAATTTACATTAAAAACATGAAAACCGGTAAAATAGCCGCAATAACTAAAAAAATAAGCGGTAACACATTGACCCTTAAAATGAACTTAAGGAGATATGGTTACACATGGTACCAGGTTTACATTCCATATTACGCTGTTAAAGATGCTGCAGGAAACAATTTAGCTAAAAGTTATGTTTTTAAGTTTAAAACAGGGTGA
- a CDS encoding DUF1786 domain-containing protein → MKILTIDVGLGTQDIMFYDSKESIENSPKLVMPSPTRIIADRIAESEGDLFIKGETMGGGFITKVVKEHLKDHRVLMTENAARTIRDNLDYVKSLGVEIVPFSEAKKYSDLTQIEFKDVDLDAIKSALAEFDVDPSFDYLGVAVQDHGYMEGVGDRDFRFMKIREKLDVPKGPEEFAYFGEAPSYFTRINAVLRSFNNYKTAVMDSKFASVCGATCDRYVKTLEKFIVMDIGNGHTLAAAFDGGKIVGVFEHHTSNMTPDKIDLFVNKLADGTITHEEVHEDHGHGAWSLKPIGDFEAIVATGPRRNVLEKTDFNVHYAAPAGDVMMTGPAGLIKAIRSKNG, encoded by the coding sequence ATGAAGATTTTAACCATTGACGTAGGTTTAGGTACTCAGGATATCATGTTTTATGACAGCAAAGAGTCCATTGAAAATTCTCCAAAACTTGTAATGCCCTCTCCAACCAGGATAATCGCAGATAGAATAGCCGAATCAGAGGGAGATTTATTTATAAAAGGCGAAACTATGGGCGGAGGATTTATAACTAAAGTTGTAAAGGAACATTTAAAAGATCACCGGGTTCTCATGACGGAAAATGCTGCAAGGACCATAAGAGACAATTTGGATTATGTAAAGTCGTTAGGGGTGGAGATAGTACCCTTTTCTGAAGCAAAAAAATATTCAGATTTAACTCAAATAGAGTTTAAAGATGTTGATCTGGATGCCATAAAAAGTGCACTGGCTGAATTCGATGTAGATCCAAGTTTTGATTATTTAGGGGTAGCTGTCCAGGATCATGGATATATGGAAGGTGTTGGAGATAGAGATTTCAGATTCATGAAAATAAGGGAAAAACTGGACGTTCCAAAAGGGCCAGAAGAGTTTGCATATTTTGGTGAAGCTCCATCTTATTTTACAAGGATTAATGCAGTATTGAGGTCATTTAACAATTATAAAACTGCTGTAATGGATTCTAAATTTGCGTCTGTCTGCGGTGCAACATGTGACAGGTATGTAAAGACCCTTGAAAAGTTCATAGTTATGGATATTGGAAATGGGCATACTCTGGCGGCAGCATTTGACGGGGGAAAAATAGTGGGTGTATTTGAACACCATACCAGTAATATGACACCAGATAAGATAGATCTATTTGTTAATAAGCTTGCAGATGGAACTATAACTCATGAAGAAGTACATGAAGATCACGGGCATGGGGCATGGTCTTTAAAACCAATAGGTGATTTTGAAGCTATAGTTGCAACAGGGCCCCGCAGAAACGTTTTAGAGAAAACAGATTTTAATGTGCATTACGCAGCTCCTGCAGGGGATGTGATGATGACAGGACCTGCTGGACTTATAAAAGCCATTCGATCTAAAAATGGTTAA
- a CDS encoding universal stress protein, whose translation MVEKMLLATDNSKQAEKAGEEAISMASLGGTIIVLYVIDADYLNALPQQDLRDQLNENLKKEGKEAVEKFKERIEEEQCAGTCPNVNIITMIKEGRPADIIIKTAEEEGVDQIVLGKSGKHGIEKFLIGSTADRVVRKAKIPVNVVS comes from the coding sequence ATGGTCGAAAAAATGTTATTAGCTACAGATAATTCCAAACAGGCGGAAAAAGCTGGAGAAGAAGCGATTTCAATGGCAAGTTTGGGGGGCACTATCATTGTTTTATATGTAATTGATGCAGATTACTTGAATGCATTACCACAGCAGGATTTAAGGGATCAGCTTAATGAGAACTTAAAAAAAGAGGGAAAAGAGGCTGTTGAAAAGTTTAAAGAAAGGATAGAAGAGGAACAGTGCGCAGGTACATGTCCAAATGTTAATATTATCACCATGATTAAAGAAGGCAGACCCGCTGATATTATAATTAAAACTGCTGAAGAGGAAGGTGTAGATCAGATAGTACTTGGAAAATCTGGTAAACACGGTATAGAAAAATTCTTGATTGGAAGCACCGCTGACAGAGTGGTGAGGAAAGCGAAGATCCCTGTCAATGTGGTCTCTTAA
- a CDS encoding zinc-ribbon domain-containing protein produces MVSNEEIKRRLELRRKGINPDEELNKADEVICSKCHTVNLENAKFCIGCGNELNKPPVYTLKINEPKSNLIVCPGCGAENKIDSKFCTGCGSNLLESSVNTSEADEIDMNSLICHKCGFKNNPGSKFCIGCGASLKEAPNKNASSFDMEMDNEKEVLLTIKDGNDKEAALDTEIDSGSNGRMEDIPEQAAEVTILDEIKKAKELLDMGAVSEEEYQKIKSKYLDKLG; encoded by the coding sequence ATGGTTTCAAACGAAGAAATAAAGAGAAGACTGGAATTGAGGAGGAAAGGCATAAATCCAGATGAAGAACTTAATAAAGCAGATGAAGTTATTTGCTCAAAATGCCACACTGTAAACCTTGAAAACGCGAAGTTTTGCATCGGTTGCGGAAATGAATTAAATAAACCCCCTGTATATACTCTTAAAATAAATGAACCTAAGTCTAACTTGATCGTGTGTCCGGGCTGCGGAGCTGAAAATAAAATAGATTCCAAATTTTGCACCGGTTGTGGAAGCAACTTACTGGAAAGTAGCGTAAACACATCTGAAGCGGATGAAATTGACATGAATTCTCTTATTTGTCATAAATGCGGCTTTAAGAATAATCCCGGTTCTAAATTTTGTATTGGCTGCGGAGCTAGCTTAAAAGAAGCCCCAAATAAAAACGCAAGCTCATTTGATATGGAAATGGACAATGAAAAAGAAGTCCTGTTAACTATAAAAGATGGGAATGATAAAGAAGCTGCGTTAGATACAGAAATCGATAGTGGATCTAATGGTAGAATGGAAGATATTCCTGAACAGGCTGCAGAAGTCACTATTCTTGATGAAATTAAAAAAGCAAAAGAATTACTTGATATGGGTGCTGTATCTGAAGAAGAATACCAAAAAATTAAAAGTAAATATCTTGATAAACTGGGTTAA
- a CDS encoding PHP domain-containing protein — translation MILDPHIHSTYSSDSTARPRDIIKKARSIGLDAIAIADHNSIKGSMVGIEESKGMEDFIVLPAMEVSSSKGHIVSIGINEEIKRGLSPEETVEAIREAGGIAIAPHPFVRYREGLCDRIKKLDIDAMETLNSRYIFGYSNWKAKNLAEERGIPQIGASDAHFLGAIGSCVTEFDADFSVDSIIEAILSGKTNVFGDRTPLPLIIKEVINKKIKRI, via the coding sequence ATGATATTAGATCCACATATACATAGTACGTACTCTAGTGACTCAACAGCACGTCCTAGAGATATAATTAAGAAAGCCCGAAGTATAGGGCTAGATGCAATTGCTATAGCTGATCATAACAGCATTAAAGGCTCAATGGTCGGAATTGAAGAATCTAAAGGCATGGAAGATTTCATAGTACTGCCTGCAATGGAAGTAAGCAGCAGCAAAGGCCATATAGTATCAATAGGAATAAATGAAGAGATAAAAAGAGGATTGTCTCCTGAAGAAACAGTTGAAGCAATAAGGGAAGCTGGTGGAATTGCCATTGCTCCACACCCATTTGTGCGTTACAGGGAAGGATTATGTGATAGGATCAAAAAGTTAGATATAGATGCTATGGAAACATTAAATTCAAGGTATATCTTCGGATATTCCAACTGGAAGGCAAAAAATCTTGCTGAGGAAAGGGGAATACCTCAAATTGGTGCAAGTGATGCGCACTTCCTGGGCGCAATTGGAAGCTGTGTTACAGAATTTGACGCTGATTTTTCTGTTGATAGTATAATAGAGGCAATTTTATCTGGAAAAACCAATGTATTTGGAGATAGAACTCCCCTGCCTTTGATAATAAAGGAAGTTATCAATAAGAAGATTAAGCGGATTTAA
- a CDS encoding DUF63 family protein produces MLSDISEFIQQNFLYTHPGYTILNTVVFGIILGIAVILIIKMFKYIKKDPKDLFIPLVPFIFFGSSARALVDNGIYPLVLWLVTPGIYILTGFAAIAALLISVYVEKKTKFDYRYFILIVGTILCIPNILSINHLNWVTFFEVVGTWAVMTSIFALIGRKWTLLKDKFNLGILSAHLFDASATFIAIDFYGYGEQHVLPTALMNITGTAAVMFPLKIGVILAALYVIDEYVEDDTIKNMLKLAIFILGLAPGLRDFLSLSIGT; encoded by the coding sequence ATGCTTTCAGATATTTCAGAGTTCATACAGCAAAATTTCCTGTACACTCATCCAGGATATACCATTTTAAATACAGTAGTTTTTGGAATTATACTTGGAATTGCTGTTATACTGATTATAAAGATGTTTAAATACATTAAAAAGGATCCAAAAGATCTTTTCATCCCTTTAGTTCCATTCATATTCTTTGGATCAAGTGCAAGGGCACTTGTAGATAATGGAATTTATCCCCTTGTCCTGTGGCTTGTCACGCCAGGAATATATATTTTAACAGGTTTTGCAGCAATTGCCGCGCTATTGATATCTGTTTATGTGGAAAAGAAAACTAAATTTGATTACAGGTACTTCATACTGATTGTGGGAACTATTTTGTGTATTCCTAACATTTTAAGTATTAACCATCTAAATTGGGTTACATTTTTTGAGGTTGTTGGAACATGGGCAGTAATGACTTCAATATTTGCACTTATAGGAAGAAAATGGACTCTTTTAAAGGATAAATTTAATTTAGGAATTCTTTCAGCCCATTTATTTGATGCATCAGCAACTTTTATAGCAATTGATTTTTACGGCTATGGTGAGCAGCATGTTCTTCCAACTGCACTTATGAATATTACTGGGACAGCAGCGGTGATGTTTCCTTTAAAAATAGGAGTTATATTAGCAGCTCTTTATGTTATAGATGAATATGTTGAAGATGATACCATTAAAAATATGTTAAAGCTGGCTATATTCATTTTAGGACTTGCACCAGGTCTTAGAGATTTCTTGAGCTTAAGTATAGGTACATAA
- a CDS encoding PAS domain S-box protein: MNKKDNIFKEIFDKSPIGIFCYDKKGNLIDANPTALKIAGIDSIDDFKKVNLFDNPHIASRKVELLENGLINFQSQLNYDNIKNKGFYVPVKSGIAFIDWSVSVADSSFLVQIQDITESKEAENTLKESEAQFKVLIQNLQSGIALIDEGGKFAVVNPSFMRIFGLDKESDILNVNSQDWSRWEVYNENSKLLHVNEHPVRKAAIAGKPVMNQLVGVRNPGANRLTWMLVSAEPLLNENNRNNMIICTYYDITESKNSEMQINRQNKLLNGINKVFKESLTCETVENVVEKCLEVAEELTDSDFSFIGEVNENGRLDDLAISPPGWDACTTNLEKSRELISNMEIVSYWGRTVTEGKSQIVNDPDSDPDRRGIPEGHPPIKSFLGVPLKQGNRTIGLIALANKEGGYTEQDKNNIETLSVAFVEALKRKQAEIELKYTLDHLEEQVKERTLELEEAYKILKEKEIKYRSLYENAPVGIFHSTLDGKYIDVNPELARLLGYDSPEDLISTVNKTSIADVIYVNKNLRPGFLESALKAKAWFKTENRYRRKDGEIIIGDLSFRDLGNDNDGNPLLEGFMTDITTRKKSEEKLKEIIEELERSNNELESFAYITSHDLQEPLRTIASYAQLIERRYKDKLDPDADEFIEFMVDGSRRMKQMIQGLLDYSRVGTRGHEFTEFESEDALNYALSNLGTAISKADAEITSDELPVTFADKDQMVRVFQNLIGNALKFHREGLKPKIHISARKEDGEYIFSISDNGIGLEEQYSNQIFEVFKRLHAIGEYHGTGIGLAIVKRIIDRHGGRVWVESEPCVGSTFYFTIPTEKK, from the coding sequence TTGAATAAAAAAGACAATATATTCAAGGAAATATTCGATAAATCCCCCATCGGCATTTTTTGTTATGATAAAAAAGGGAACTTAATTGATGCTAACCCTACTGCCTTAAAAATAGCAGGTATTGATTCTATAGATGATTTTAAAAAAGTTAATTTATTTGATAACCCCCATATTGCCTCCAGGAAGGTAGAGTTACTTGAAAATGGGCTAATTAATTTTCAGTCCCAATTAAATTATGATAATATAAAAAATAAAGGGTTTTATGTTCCTGTAAAGTCAGGGATCGCTTTTATTGATTGGAGTGTCTCTGTTGCGGATTCTAGTTTTTTGGTTCAAATTCAAGATATTACTGAAAGTAAAGAAGCTGAAAATACATTGAAAGAAAGTGAAGCCCAGTTCAAAGTGCTCATTCAAAATTTACAGTCAGGAATAGCATTGATAGATGAAGGCGGTAAATTTGCAGTAGTTAATCCCTCATTTATGCGAATTTTCGGTTTAGACAAGGAATCAGATATATTAAACGTTAACAGTCAAGATTGGAGTCGTTGGGAAGTATATAATGAAAATAGTAAATTATTACACGTTAATGAGCACCCCGTACGAAAAGCAGCGATAGCAGGTAAACCTGTAATGAATCAGCTTGTCGGTGTGCGGAATCCCGGAGCTAATAGACTTACCTGGATGTTGGTGAGTGCTGAACCCCTGTTAAATGAAAATAACCGCAATAACATGATTATCTGCACTTACTACGATATTACAGAAAGTAAAAACTCTGAAATGCAAATTAACAGGCAAAATAAACTATTAAATGGCATTAACAAAGTATTTAAAGAGTCTTTGACCTGTGAAACTGTTGAAAATGTTGTAGAAAAGTGTCTTGAAGTTGCAGAAGAACTAACAGACAGTGATTTCAGTTTTATAGGTGAAGTTAATGAAAATGGACGTTTAGATGACCTTGCTATAAGTCCTCCAGGATGGGACGCATGTACAACCAATCTTGAAAAATCACGGGAATTAATAAGTAATATGGAAATTGTAAGTTACTGGGGACGAACAGTGACAGAAGGGAAAAGTCAAATCGTGAATGACCCTGATTCAGACCCGGATAGACGCGGTATCCCTGAAGGACATCCTCCAATCAAATCATTCTTAGGAGTTCCACTAAAACAGGGCAATAGAACAATAGGGTTGATTGCTTTAGCGAATAAAGAAGGAGGCTACACTGAACAGGATAAAAATAACATTGAAACTCTTTCTGTTGCTTTTGTTGAAGCTTTAAAACGTAAACAAGCTGAAATAGAATTAAAATATACTCTAGATCACCTCGAAGAACAGGTTAAAGAGCGTACACTAGAATTAGAAGAGGCTTATAAAATTTTAAAGGAAAAAGAGATAAAATATCGTTCTTTATATGAAAATGCACCTGTAGGTATTTTTCATTCAACATTAGATGGAAAATATATTGATGTTAACCCTGAGCTCGCAAGGCTTTTAGGCTATGATTCTCCAGAGGATTTAATTTCAACCGTTAACAAAACATCTATTGCAGACGTTATTTATGTTAATAAAAATTTAAGACCTGGTTTTTTAGAATCTGCTTTGAAAGCGAAAGCCTGGTTTAAAACTGAAAATCGTTACAGGCGCAAAGATGGAGAAATAATAATTGGAGATCTCTCTTTTAGAGATCTTGGAAATGATAATGATGGAAATCCTTTATTAGAAGGCTTTATGACCGATATCACAACCCGTAAAAAATCGGAAGAAAAGTTAAAAGAAATTATAGAAGAATTAGAACGCTCTAATAATGAATTAGAAAGTTTTGCTTACATTACCAGCCACGACCTGCAGGAGCCTCTTAGAACCATTGCCAGCTACGCCCAATTAATCGAAAGACGTTACAAAGATAAACTAGATCCAGATGCTGATGAATTCATTGAGTTTATGGTTGATGGTTCCCGGAGGATGAAGCAGATGATTCAGGGTTTGCTTGATTACTCACGTGTCGGAACCCGAGGACATGAATTTACAGAATTTGAATCTGAAGATGCTTTGAACTATGCTTTAAGTAATTTAGGAACTGCAATTAGTAAAGCTGATGCTGAAATTACAAGTGATGAACTTCCAGTAACTTTTGCAGATAAAGATCAGATGGTGCGTGTATTCCAAAATTTAATTGGAAATGCACTTAAATTCCACAGGGAAGGATTAAAGCCTAAAATTCATATCTCAGCCAGAAAAGAAGATGGTGAATATATTTTTTCAATCAGTGACAATGGAATTGGGTTAGAAGAGCAATACAGTAATCAAATTTTTGAAGTTTTCAAGAGGTTACATGCTATTGGAGAATATCATGGCACAGGGATAGGTTTAGCAATTGTTAAAAGAATTATAGACCGCCATGGAGGAAGGGTATGGGTTGAATCAGAGCCCTGTGTAGGTTCGACATTTTACTTTACCATACCTACAGAAAAAAAGTGA
- a CDS encoding archaemetzincin family Zn-dependent metalloprotease, whose amino-acid sequence MEILIQSIGTVENKLLRMLEKPLEKIFGISCHVSNDILEIPERSYNPSRDQYHSTEILYSMMNILKRDSNHILGVTNVDLYASRINFVLGEAEYPGNFAIISVNRLKSPNKKLFLKRILTEAVHELGHTFGLPHCKNHLCVMHFSNSVVETDIKGPGFCSDCLNKLF is encoded by the coding sequence ATGGAAATTCTCATACAGTCCATTGGAACAGTAGAAAACAAGCTTCTCAGGATGCTGGAAAAGCCCCTAGAGAAAATATTTGGCATTAGCTGCCATGTATCAAATGATATCTTAGAGATACCTGAAAGATCTTATAACCCATCTAGAGACCAGTACCATTCAACAGAAATCCTTTATTCTATGATGAATATCCTAAAAAGAGATTCTAATCATATTCTGGGAGTAACAAATGTAGATTTATATGCTTCACGGATAAATTTTGTCCTTGGAGAAGCTGAATATCCTGGAAATTTTGCAATAATATCTGTAAATAGATTAAAAAGTCCCAATAAAAAATTATTTTTAAAAAGAATCTTAACAGAAGCTGTACACGAGTTAGGCCATACTTTTGGGCTTCCCCACTGCAAAAATCACCTTTGCGTGATGCATTTCAGCAACAGTGTTGTAGAAACTGATATTAAAGGCCCGGGATTTTGCAGTGACTGTTTAAACAAGCTTTTTTAA